The following proteins are co-located in the Bacillus pumilus genome:
- a CDS encoding type 1 glutamine amidotransferase domain-containing protein, which translates to MRLSDKKVIAFVSDDFEDLELWYPVLRLREEGATVHLVGEKADHEYTGKYGVPAVSDADFYSIQADDYDAVLVPGGWAPDKLRRYPEVLDIVRTFDAKGKPIGQICHAGWVLISAGILQGKKVTSTPGIKDDMTNAGADWFDEAVVTDEHLVSSRRPPDLPPYVKAFADVLAAK; encoded by the coding sequence ATGCGTTTATCAGATAAGAAGGTCATTGCGTTTGTGAGTGATGATTTTGAAGATTTAGAGCTATGGTATCCAGTTCTACGTTTAAGAGAGGAGGGCGCAACCGTCCATCTCGTAGGAGAAAAAGCAGATCATGAGTACACCGGCAAGTATGGAGTGCCTGCCGTATCCGATGCAGATTTTTATTCCATTCAAGCTGACGATTATGATGCTGTGCTCGTTCCAGGCGGATGGGCGCCTGATAAACTGCGCCGATATCCAGAAGTATTAGATATTGTCCGTACGTTTGATGCGAAAGGCAAACCAATCGGACAAATTTGCCATGCTGGCTGGGTGCTGATTTCAGCCGGAATCCTGCAAGGCAAAAAAGTGACAAGTACACCTGGTATTAAAGATGATATGACGAATGCTGGTGCGGACTGGTTTGATGAAGCAGTTGTCACAGATGAACATCTCGTTTCAAGCAGACGTCCACCGGATCTTCCGCCATATGTGAAAGCATTTGCGGATGTATTAGCGGCAAAATAA
- the tlpB gene encoding methyl-accepting chemotaxis protein TlpB, with amino-acid sequence MKFIQYFRKPSISKKLVFSFLFILLCPIIVLAYSSYHTASTSLNDQIMQSAKENVEQLDKNITKVVKVKTDAADFFSQWITKKKLKQKGTTDIQGRFEQFMSMNDDTEGIFVASSDGKVFSRYPHKKMPADYVATERDWYKDGWAKNGELSVSAPYPTASTGTLVVTISKKLEDGSGVIAMNLDIANLVKESNSINIGKQGYAFIGSPDRTFVAHPTKKAGSKLSGEWLEKLYSQDKGSMSYMFEGKEKQMEFTTNKATGWKIVGTMFVSEVEEAAQPVFNMATIILAGALIIGGILIFFIIRSITKPLSMLVSSSKKISEGDLTEKIDVRSQDEIGQLGTSFNEMSESLRDVIQAVQTSVENVASSSEELTASAGQTTKATEHITSSIETFSNGNENQSEMVEQSAAHLKQMNEGLNEVAQTSDVITASSVQSKTVAETGGQLVEQTVGQMKTIDHSVKEAEGVINGLEHKSKDITNILGVINGIADQTNLLALNAAIEAARAGESGRGFSVVAEEVRKLAVQSSDSAKEIEKLVKEIVSEIETSQNMFKSVNEEVKNGLSITDQTKESFSQINQQTAEIATRINEMNTTVRELSKGSEQISRAVNDIADVSRESSASIQDIAASAEEQLASMEEISSSSTTLSQMAEELRDLIKKFKINE; translated from the coding sequence ATGAAATTCATACAGTATTTCCGAAAGCCATCTATTTCAAAAAAGCTCGTATTCTCTTTCTTATTTATTCTCTTATGCCCAATCATTGTATTGGCATACTCGTCATATCATACTGCGAGCACCTCCTTAAATGATCAAATCATGCAAAGCGCAAAGGAAAATGTAGAGCAGCTAGATAAAAATATTACGAAGGTTGTGAAAGTGAAAACAGACGCGGCCGATTTCTTTAGTCAATGGATCACGAAGAAAAAACTCAAGCAAAAAGGAACGACTGATATTCAAGGACGCTTTGAGCAGTTCATGAGTATGAATGATGACACAGAAGGCATTTTTGTCGCTTCAAGTGATGGCAAAGTATTTTCAAGATATCCTCATAAAAAAATGCCTGCTGACTATGTCGCAACTGAGCGAGATTGGTATAAAGATGGCTGGGCGAAAAACGGTGAGCTGTCTGTTTCAGCTCCGTACCCAACCGCATCAACCGGTACTCTTGTTGTGACAATCTCTAAAAAACTAGAGGACGGATCAGGTGTCATTGCGATGAACCTAGACATTGCGAATCTAGTGAAAGAGTCAAATAGTATTAACATTGGTAAACAAGGCTATGCCTTTATCGGAAGCCCTGATCGTACCTTTGTTGCCCATCCAACGAAAAAAGCTGGGTCCAAATTATCTGGTGAGTGGTTAGAAAAACTCTATTCACAAGATAAAGGATCTATGAGTTATATGTTTGAAGGAAAAGAAAAGCAAATGGAGTTCACCACAAATAAGGCAACTGGCTGGAAGATTGTCGGTACAATGTTTGTAAGTGAAGTAGAAGAAGCTGCGCAGCCAGTCTTTAACATGGCCACCATTATTTTAGCCGGCGCCCTCATCATTGGCGGTATTCTTATCTTCTTTATCATCCGTTCGATTACAAAACCACTTTCCATGCTTGTCTCATCTTCGAAGAAGATCAGTGAGGGAGATTTGACAGAAAAAATTGACGTCAGGTCACAAGATGAAATTGGACAGCTTGGCACAAGCTTTAATGAAATGAGTGAGTCACTAAGAGATGTCATTCAAGCCGTACAAACATCTGTTGAAAACGTGGCTTCATCATCTGAAGAACTGACGGCAAGCGCAGGTCAAACAACAAAGGCAACAGAACATATTACATCATCTATTGAAACATTCTCAAACGGCAACGAAAATCAAAGCGAAATGGTTGAACAAAGTGCGGCCCATTTGAAACAAATGAATGAAGGACTGAACGAAGTCGCACAAACCTCTGATGTGATCACGGCGTCATCTGTTCAATCAAAAACAGTAGCGGAAACAGGCGGACAGCTTGTGGAGCAAACAGTTGGCCAAATGAAAACAATCGACCATTCAGTGAAAGAAGCTGAAGGTGTGATCAACGGACTAGAGCATAAATCAAAAGATATCACAAACATCCTAGGTGTGATTAACGGCATTGCAGATCAAACGAATTTACTCGCACTTAATGCAGCCATCGAAGCAGCACGTGCAGGCGAGTCAGGCAGAGGCTTTTCGGTTGTCGCAGAAGAAGTACGTAAACTAGCGGTTCAATCATCAGATTCAGCAAAAGAGATTGAAAAGCTCGTGAAAGAAATTGTATCTGAAATTGAAACATCTCAAAATATGTTCAAATCGGTGAATGAAGAAGTGAAAAATGGTCTTTCTATTACAGACCAAACGAAAGAAAGCTTCTCACAAATTAACCAGCAAACAGCGGAAATCGCAACAAGAATTAATGAAATGAATACAACGGTACGCGAGCTTTCAAAAGGATCTGAGCAAATTTCTCGAGCAGTCAATGACATTGCAGATGTATCGAGAGAGAGTTCAGCAAGCATCCAAGATATCGCGGCATCTGCTGAAGAGCAGCTCGCTTCTATGGAAGAGATTAGTTCTTCCTCTACGACTCTTTCCCAAATGGCGGAAGAGCTGCGAGATTTAATTAAAAAATTCAAGATCAATGAATAA